From a region of the Basfia succiniciproducens genome:
- the bamA gene encoding outer membrane protein assembly factor BamA, with product MKKLLIASLLLGSTSAIAAPFVVQDIRVDGVQAGSEGKVLAGLPVRVGQRATDGDIANVVKTLFARGYDNVKAARDGNTLVISVEQQPVIADVTIDGNSSIPTDALKQNLDANGFKAGEVLNREKLEAFRQGIQEHYESTGRYNAKVETIVNNLPNNTAEVKLQIKENDVALLKGISFEGNQAFDSDTLQEQMELQPDAWWKFFGNKFENNQFGKDLETISDYYHNHGYAKFRVTDTDVQLNDEKTEARVKVGVNEGDLYTIKDARIVGDVAGMQDELQPILKTIHVGEMYRRGELQSVEEQIKAKLGERGYANATVNVHPDFDEENKTIAVTFIVEAGRRYSVRQIRFEGNTVTADSTLRQEMRQQEGSWLSSQLVELGKVRLDRTGFYESVEHRTEEVPGSDDELDVIYKIKERNTGSINFGIGYGTESGFSYQASVKQDNFLGMGSSVSLSGSRNDYGTSVSLGYTEPYFTKDGVSLGGNIFYEKYDNSDSDTEASYARTTYGVNTTLSFPVNENNSYYMGLGYAYNKLKNITPEYNREKYMKSMGYDETGDWRFKAHDFTFSTGWTFNNLNRGYFPTKGVKATLGGTVTIPGSDNKYYKLNADVVGYYPLERSQTWVLSGKATVAFADGMGGKKLPFYQNYNIGGIGSLRGFSYGGVGPNAIYIDSNGNYTQLDSDVVGGNAMATASAELIVPTPFVAEKNQNSVRTSFFVDAGSLWNTHWKAEDKARFPTLPDYSDPSRIRVSAGVGFQWQSPIGPLVFSYAKPIKKYDRDDVEQFQFSIGGTF from the coding sequence ATGAAAAAACTCTTAATTGCTAGTTTACTACTGGGTTCCACCAGCGCTATAGCTGCGCCGTTCGTTGTGCAGGATATTCGAGTTGACGGCGTGCAGGCAGGTTCGGAAGGTAAAGTGCTTGCCGGCTTACCCGTACGCGTCGGTCAACGAGCAACAGACGGCGACATTGCCAATGTGGTAAAAACTTTGTTTGCCCGCGGTTATGATAATGTGAAAGCCGCCCGAGACGGGAATACTTTAGTTATTTCCGTTGAGCAACAACCTGTGATTGCCGATGTGACCATCGACGGCAACAGCTCGATTCCGACCGATGCGTTAAAACAAAACCTGGATGCAAACGGGTTTAAAGCGGGTGAAGTTTTAAATCGTGAAAAATTGGAAGCGTTCCGTCAAGGTATTCAGGAACACTATGAAAGTACCGGGCGCTATAACGCGAAAGTTGAAACAATCGTGAATAATTTGCCGAATAATACCGCTGAAGTTAAATTGCAAATTAAAGAAAACGATGTAGCGCTATTAAAAGGAATTTCATTTGAAGGTAATCAGGCTTTTGACAGCGATACTTTACAGGAACAAATGGAACTTCAACCTGATGCCTGGTGGAAATTTTTCGGTAATAAATTTGAGAACAATCAATTCGGTAAAGATTTAGAAACAATCTCTGATTATTACCATAATCATGGCTATGCCAAATTCCGCGTAACGGATACCGATGTTCAATTAAATGATGAAAAAACCGAAGCAAGAGTTAAAGTCGGTGTTAATGAAGGCGATTTATATACCATTAAAGACGCCCGTATTGTCGGTGATGTAGCTGGTATGCAGGATGAATTACAACCGATTTTAAAAACCATTCACGTGGGCGAAATGTATCGTCGCGGCGAATTGCAAAGTGTTGAAGAACAAATTAAAGCAAAATTGGGCGAACGCGGTTATGCTAATGCTACGGTAAACGTACATCCTGATTTTGATGAAGAAAATAAAACGATTGCGGTAACCTTTATTGTTGAAGCCGGTCGTCGTTATTCCGTTCGTCAGATTCGTTTTGAAGGCAATACGGTGACTGCAGACAGCACATTACGTCAGGAAATGCGTCAGCAAGAAGGATCTTGGTTATCTTCTCAATTGGTTGAACTGGGTAAAGTGCGGTTGGATCGTACGGGTTTTTATGAGTCGGTAGAACATCGTACGGAAGAGGTTCCCGGCAGCGATGACGAATTAGACGTTATTTATAAAATCAAAGAACGCAATACGGGTAGTATCAATTTCGGTATCGGTTACGGTACGGAAAGCGGGTTTAGCTATCAAGCCAGTGTGAAACAGGATAACTTCTTAGGTATGGGTTCGTCCGTCAGTTTATCCGGTTCCCGTAATGACTATGGTACAAGCGTGAGTTTAGGTTATACGGAACCTTATTTTACAAAAGACGGCGTGAGTCTTGGCGGTAATATTTTCTATGAAAAATATGATAACTCTGACAGTGATACCGAAGCTTCATATGCGCGTACGACTTATGGTGTGAACACGACATTAAGTTTTCCGGTAAATGAAAATAACTCTTACTATATGGGATTAGGTTACGCCTATAATAAATTAAAAAATATTACGCCGGAATATAACCGTGAAAAATATATGAAATCAATGGGTTATGATGAAACAGGCGACTGGCGTTTCAAGGCTCATGATTTTACTTTCTCAACAGGTTGGACATTTAATAACTTAAATAGAGGATACTTCCCGACCAAAGGGGTAAAAGCGACACTCGGCGGAACCGTGACCATTCCTGGATCAGATAACAAATATTATAAATTAAATGCTGATGTAGTGGGTTATTATCCGTTGGAACGTTCGCAAACCTGGGTACTTTCGGGTAAAGCGACGGTGGCATTTGCCGATGGTATGGGCGGTAAAAAATTACCGTTCTACCAAAACTATAATATCGGCGGCATTGGTAGTTTACGCGGTTTCTCTTACGGCGGTGTAGGTCCGAATGCGATTTATATTGATTCTAATGGTAATTATACGCAACTTGACAGCGATGTGGTGGGCGGTAATGCAATGGCGACGGCGAGTGCAGAGTTAATTGTGCCTACTCCGTTCGTTGCCGAAAAAAATCAAAATTCCGTTCGCACTTCATTCTTTGTCGATGCCGGTAGTTTATGGAATACACATTGGAAAGCCGAAGATAAGGCAAGATTCCCGACATTACCGGATTATAGTGATCCGTCCCGAATTCGCGTTTCTGCCGGTGTAGGTTTCCAGTGGCAGTCACCGATTGGGCCGTTGGTATTCTCTTATGCGAAACCGATCAAAAAATATGATCGTGACGATGTGGAACAATTCCAATTCAGCATTGGCGGCACATTTTAA